The following proteins are co-located in the Hypanus sabinus isolate sHypSab1 chromosome 28, sHypSab1.hap1, whole genome shotgun sequence genome:
- the LOC132382308 gene encoding metallothionein-2A-like, which yields MIQQLGANRSELPEKRRRRRKALTPFTCFQSGSCSCGDNCKCQNCKCTLCKKSCCACCPVGCSKCAQGCVCKGEGDKCSCCQ from the coding sequence ATGATTCAGCAACTCGGAGCAAATAGAAGCGAACTACCTGAGAAGCGGAGAAGAAGGAGGAAAGCATTAACCCCATTCACGTGCTTCCAGAGCGGTTCTTGTAGCTGCGGAGACAACTGCAAGTGTCAGAACTGCAAATGCACCTTGTGTAAGAAGAGCTGCTGTGCCTGTTGCCCAGTCGGCTGCAGCAAGTGCGCCCAGGGCTGCGTGTGCAAAGGAGAAGGGGACAAGTGCAGCTGCTGTCAGTGA